A genomic segment from Planctomycetota bacterium encodes:
- a CDS encoding DUF1080 domain-containing protein, whose product MKNAIWFCGVILLSCLAPLHAADNQPPAGFTALFNGKDLDGWWGATTEDPRGYLSLPPEKLAEKKEKSQADIKAHWSVDNGELVNDGHGLYLTTDKNYGDFELLVDYKTVAQADSGVYLRGVPQVQIWDYTKEGGKWNLGADKGSGGLWNNPPSWPGKNPSVLADKPFGEWNHLRILMVGDYVSVWLNDQLVVDKAPFHNYYSKGKDLTDGYLPVPMYGPIQLQTHGGEIRWRNVFLREIPAEEANKFLRDMAEKDGGFEPVFNGKDMTGLKGPVDNYQVTEQGTLMCKPGKGGTIYTDKEYGDFVATLEFLLPPGGNNGLAIRYPGQGDTAYVGMCELQVLDNTAPQYKDLHPAQFHGSAYSQVAALQGYQRPVGEWNYQTVTVKGHHITVELNGFIILDTDLDKADPAKMHYPIDKFKGRDRLSGHFGFAGHNDPVQFRNVNIKPIN is encoded by the coding sequence ATGAAAAATGCGATCTGGTTCTGCGGTGTGATTCTGCTTTCATGCCTGGCCCCGCTGCACGCGGCGGACAATCAGCCGCCGGCTGGTTTCACCGCGCTGTTCAACGGCAAGGACCTGGACGGCTGGTGGGGCGCAACGACCGAAGACCCGCGCGGCTACCTGTCCCTCCCGCCCGAGAAACTGGCGGAGAAAAAGGAAAAGAGCCAGGCCGACATCAAGGCCCACTGGTCCGTTGACAACGGCGAACTGGTCAATGACGGGCACGGCCTGTACCTGACCACCGACAAGAACTACGGCGACTTCGAACTGCTCGTCGACTACAAGACCGTCGCACAGGCCGACTCGGGCGTGTATCTGCGCGGCGTGCCGCAGGTGCAGATCTGGGACTACACCAAGGAAGGCGGCAAGTGGAACCTCGGCGCGGACAAGGGGTCCGGCGGCCTGTGGAACAATCCGCCGAGCTGGCCCGGCAAGAATCCCTCCGTCCTCGCCGACAAACCCTTCGGCGAGTGGAATCATCTGCGCATTCTCATGGTCGGTGACTACGTGAGCGTCTGGCTCAACGATCAGCTCGTCGTCGACAAGGCCCCGTTCCATAACTACTACAGCAAGGGCAAGGACCTGACCGACGGGTATCTGCCCGTGCCGATGTACGGCCCGATCCAGCTTCAGACCCACGGCGGGGAAATCCGCTGGCGCAACGTCTTCCTGCGTGAAATCCCCGCGGAAGAAGCCAACAAGTTCCTGCGCGACATGGCTGAGAAAGACGGCGGGTTCGAACCCGTGTTCAACGGCAAAGACATGACCGGCCTCAAAGGCCCCGTCGATAACTACCAGGTCACCGAGCAGGGCACGCTCATGTGCAAACCCGGCAAGGGCGGCACCATCTACACCGACAAGGAATACGGCGATTTCGTCGCCACGCTCGAATTCCTCCTGCCCCCCGGCGGCAACAACGGGCTGGCCATCCGTTACCCCGGACAGGGCGACACGGCTTATGTGGGCATGTGCGAACTGCAGGTGCTCGACAACACCGCCCCGCAGTACAAGGATCTGCACCCCGCCCAGTTCCACGGCTCGGCCTACTCGCAGGTCGCCGCGCTGCAGGGCTACCAGCGACCCGTCGGCGAATGGAACTACCAGACCGTCACCGTCAAAGGTCATCACATCACCGTCGAGCTCAACGGTTTCATCATCCTCGACACCGATCTGGACAAGGCCGACCCGGCGAAGATGCACTACCCCATCGACAAGTTCAAGGGCCGCGACCGCCTGAGCGGACACTTCGGCTTCGCCGGTCACAACGACCCGGTGCAGTTCCGCAATGTGAACATCAAGCCGATTAATTAA
- a CDS encoding TIGR03663 family protein, with protein sequence MTTRLITSAAMIAVIFAAVFLRFPDLDARPMHGDEAVNAVKFAALWRDGRYVYDPHEFHGPALPYATLPFAWISPAKSFAQTDEAFFRVVSAVAGSLLVVITLFAARGLGFWPAIIAALACAISPAMSFYSRYYIHEMLLVLFSASAIFTAWRYLREPRFAWAIACGVSVGLMHATKETCLLVWIAMIVAGIATHFSKRDPYHPAAWKPAHLGAAVAAAMIVSVTLFSSFFTNMAGPLDSVRTYFSWLSIGSGQVGGGGGEAVHNHPWHWYFDLLIWHHPAAGPWWSEAFIVVLSLAGWVIAFAGWGLSIEHRPRARFVAVYTLMLALMYSAIPYKTPWCLLGFYHGMMVLGGIAAVVIVRKLRMLPLRVIIVLALGAGFGQLAQQAYATNFRFHTDARNPWVYAHPGRDVRRLAERCRQIAALTKEQRDLPIRLYDEGNYWPLPFYLHGFAKVGYFAAAPGEPGELASAPLVIAGPRIDGVLEPVLEMTHHHEFFGLRRGVVLTLYIRKDLWEAFIALQQGGGT encoded by the coding sequence ATGACCACACGCCTGATCACTTCCGCCGCGATGATTGCCGTCATCTTCGCGGCGGTTTTTTTGCGCTTCCCCGATCTGGACGCCCGCCCGATGCACGGCGACGAGGCGGTCAACGCCGTCAAATTCGCCGCGCTCTGGCGGGACGGACGCTACGTCTACGACCCGCATGAATTTCACGGCCCGGCGCTGCCGTACGCGACGTTGCCCTTCGCATGGATCAGTCCGGCGAAATCGTTCGCGCAGACGGATGAGGCGTTCTTCCGCGTCGTGTCCGCCGTGGCCGGATCGCTCCTGGTCGTCATCACGCTCTTCGCCGCGCGCGGCCTGGGGTTCTGGCCCGCCATCATCGCCGCCCTCGCCTGCGCGATCAGCCCCGCGATGAGCTTCTACAGCCGCTACTACATTCATGAAATGCTCCTCGTGCTCTTTTCCGCCTCCGCGATCTTCACGGCCTGGCGATATCTGCGCGAGCCGCGATTCGCATGGGCCATCGCCTGCGGCGTCAGCGTCGGACTCATGCACGCCACCAAAGAGACCTGCCTGCTGGTATGGATCGCCATGATCGTCGCCGGTATTGCCACGCACTTTTCCAAGCGCGATCCGTACCACCCCGCCGCGTGGAAACCGGCGCACCTCGGCGCGGCGGTCGCCGCGGCGATGATCGTGTCGGTGACGCTCTTTTCCTCGTTCTTCACGAACATGGCCGGTCCGCTCGATTCGGTCCGCACGTATTTTTCGTGGCTGTCGATCGGGTCCGGTCAGGTCGGCGGCGGCGGCGGCGAGGCGGTGCACAATCATCCGTGGCACTGGTACTTTGATCTATTGATCTGGCATCACCCCGCGGCGGGTCCGTGGTGGAGCGAAGCGTTCATCGTCGTGCTGTCGCTGGCGGGATGGGTCATTGCTTTCGCCGGGTGGGGCTTGAGCATCGAGCACCGGCCGCGGGCGCGGTTCGTGGCGGTGTACACGCTGATGCTGGCGCTGATGTACTCGGCGATTCCGTACAAGACGCCGTGGTGTCTGCTCGGTTTTTATCACGGCATGATGGTGCTCGGCGGCATCGCGGCCGTCGTCATCGTGCGGAAGCTGCGGATGTTGCCGCTGCGCGTGATCATCGTCCTCGCGCTCGGAGCCGGTTTCGGTCAGCTTGCGCAGCAGGCGTATGCGACGAACTTCCGGTTCCACACGGATGCGCGCAATCCCTGGGTCTATGCGCATCCCGGTCGCGATGTGCGCCGACTCGCGGAGCGCTGCCGGCAGATCGCCGCACTCACGAAGGAGCAGCGCGACCTGCCGATTCGGCTTTACGATGAGGGCAACTACTGGCCGCTGCCGTTTTATCTGCACGGGTTTGCGAAGGTGGGGTATTTCGCGGCGGCGCCGGGCGAGCCGGGGGAATTGGCGTCGGCCCCCCTGGTCATCGCCGGGCCGCGGATCGACGGCGTGCTGGAGCCGGTGCTGGAGATGACGCATCATCACGAATTCTTCGGCCTCCGCCGGGGCGTGGTGCTGACGCTCTACATCCGCAAGGACCTTTGGGAGGCGTTCATCGCGCTGCAACAAGGCGGGGGGACATAA
- a CDS encoding TIM barrel protein: MIQSCVTISLVEQARGGPFVFWDDLADAIAKASKLKYDAVELFAPGPDAVKASDLAKMLEDHALALAAVGTGAGWVIHKLQLCDPDEKKRTLAIDFIKTMIDFGGPLGAPAIIGSMQGRHGGDVDEMTAMCYLGEALQELGEHAAGYDVPLIYEPLNRYETNLINRLVDASDFLGTLDTLNVRLLADLFHMNIEEQDVAGALLEAGGTVGHVHFVDSNRRPAGCGHTIFEPIVAALRQIGYEGYVSAEALPYPSPEEAAELHMLAYQKYFPPGEE; encoded by the coding sequence ATGATTCAAAGCTGCGTGACCATCAGTCTGGTCGAACAAGCCCGCGGCGGACCGTTCGTTTTCTGGGACGATCTGGCGGACGCGATCGCCAAGGCGTCCAAGCTCAAGTACGACGCCGTCGAACTGTTCGCGCCGGGGCCCGATGCGGTCAAGGCGTCGGACCTGGCGAAGATGCTCGAAGATCATGCGCTGGCGCTGGCGGCGGTCGGCACGGGTGCGGGGTGGGTCATTCACAAACTTCAGCTCTGCGATCCCGATGAGAAGAAGCGCACGCTCGCCATCGACTTCATCAAGACGATGATCGACTTCGGCGGCCCGCTGGGCGCGCCGGCGATCATCGGGTCGATGCAGGGACGCCACGGCGGCGATGTCGATGAGATGACCGCGATGTGCTACCTGGGCGAGGCGCTGCAGGAATTGGGCGAGCACGCGGCGGGGTACGACGTACCGCTGATTTACGAGCCGCTCAATCGCTACGAGACGAACCTGATCAATCGGCTCGTCGACGCGTCGGATTTTCTGGGCACGCTCGACACGCTCAACGTGCGGCTGCTGGCGGATCTGTTTCACATGAACATCGAGGAGCAGGACGTCGCGGGGGCGCTGCTGGAAGCGGGCGGGACGGTGGGTCATGTCCACTTCGTCGACTCCAACCGCCGCCCCGCCGGCTGCGGGCACACGATCTTCGAACCCATCGTCGCGGCGCTGCGGCAGATCGGCTACGAGGGCTATGTCAGTGCCGAGGCCCTGCCGTATCCATCA